The following DNA comes from Erigeron canadensis isolate Cc75 chromosome 3, C_canadensis_v1, whole genome shotgun sequence.
gtgttgtaagtattccctataggtgttttgagctTAATATGAGTCGTTTGGAAGCTTAAGGACCAGTTTTGACATAGGGCTAATCTAAAAAACGGGTTAAGGGGTAATTAACCTGTCATTAGACTAAAAACACAAAGATTATACTTGTTCTTGAAGCCCTAGTCGCCCCCTTTGATGACTCCCAAGAGCTCTTATCGACGGAGTCGTATAGCCCCATAGCATTCCCTTGATTGATTTCATCGTTTATTGGTGATTTGAAGAGGTTTTAATCCACAGTTTGCATTCTTATTGTAATCTTCAGGTATTTGAGGTATTattacattgatttcatgtcatttcaatcccttgattcaATTCATATCTGGTCTAAGTCAATAGGGGGTTGTTTGATGTCGAAATCATGCGTTTGAATCGATTCGATAACCTTaaatgtttgttattgtgatgcaaatcaagtaggggttaatcaatgatttcattgcattattatggtcttaaaatgatgaattttgaggtacaaaagtcgttcataaggtttggggtcgtttggggtgtgtttggttaagttttggaggttaaacaatgagttttgtgcagaatcggGACTAGCTGCGGTGCAACCAGAAAACAGTGACAtatagctgcgacgcaacttggtagttgcgacgcaatagcgacagaattttcaaatggccataacttttgaaccgtaactccgtttttaacaaataagttaTCCACATAATCataagagagtctactttctaatggttatgtttttaaaagatgattgtgatgtcaagtttccagaaaggttaatttagtgagtgaatgtcgagtttcgtcTGATGCATCAAGCTTTGTCATGGGTCTTGTTTATAAATACttaggcttgattcatgaacaaaagtaagtaggtacttgtttagattattatgtcgtttaatgattataggtagtcgtgAATACTTGCAAAGTTCGGtgacttacgttatcattttaTACGCTTCcaagaggtaagatacactactttgacatgttgagggttcaacaaaagatggttttcttataataacttccatttgatatcttgattgTTTATGGGTAATCGGGATACACgagaggtgatatgggctatgtaaatgACCTTTGAGGCCTGATATGCAgtccctatgatatgaaatgtaataatgtgatatgaaatgaaaggatatgatatgttttgagatgtattgtattgtgcatgtttgtatggcttgttcatctagttcactagactctttaagttgccatgtcacgtgcacgtttaagggtctaaacgtaaaagatgaatatgtgttatgtttaggtaatgtggATTCCTGAACTATATGTAATGCAAAtcgagctcgtatatgatatgaaagtgttaagcttaacccgtacttgcccttgcccggtgagtgcgtgtatggttgcttgggtggatccttgcaacataattacgtggtttaggtatctccgggtggagtgattacccaccaatgtctttgaacatacggactactcctggattggcttgccattccttaacgacactgatggaccgccgtaaggcttatccatccagtcgggtgtgaggtcccCGTTAGGTTTTATGACCACCTACACACAAATTTATACCTTATATGatatgagtgacttatgtcacacctgaaatgatgttatatgtgatgatgaaaAGATGAGTAAGCACAACTAAGACGAACGATCCTATATGAATGATATTTATGGCTACATTAGATGTTATGTGATGATATGTGTCTTAATGATAAAATACGACTTCTAATAagttttaattggacaaatgctttataaatgaggtgttatcttacttagctaacacttgttttcttgaaatgtgttgttcctTCAGGTTTAGCAAATTTATGATGGATGATGAATAAAGAGCGAGACATGGGTAGATTGCTTGATGATGACCATAGTTTACCCATAGAGGTTGCTCGTTTTAGACTTTTGATTTATGTTAAGGACTTTATGATTTGTTAAGacttgtgatcggttgttttatgttggacaaccgatggatttccatttagacttatttctATGATATGGcaagtaacaccatttaatgaataaaccaaactgaatttattggtttggacttttaaatgtttgttccactttctttgacaccgttaggtgaaaatttttgaaaatccttgtttttaaatgatgggtgttacaacATCTATGTAATATATGAATTGACAAGAGATCACAGGCATATACAGATTACAAAGTTACAAGTAACCACGAGATTTATGTGCCAACTGACCAACAAGAACacaaaagtaattaaaattGTATGTATAACAATGAATATACAATTAGACAATGATTCGAAAATGATAATGGGCAAATGACCCAAGTGTAGTGCAGATCTGCAAGTTAAGCAGACCCTTTCACTCAAGTCCCCCATCATCTCTAAAACTCATTTGTTCTTGTATGCTCTAGTGTTTGTTTTGTAATTTAACTAGTACTAGTACCATCTGCTTGCAAATTGCACTAAACTCAAATATAATAAAGGTACACAATCAAATGAAAGGTCTGGACAACTGCAGAATAACTTGATCATTACTTTACAGAAGAAATAGTAAATATTCAACAATTTACCAAATGGGTAATACACATTCCTGTAAACCTTGCAACCAGGATAAAGTGTAGTTTAGCAGTTGCATACTTGCTCTGGAGTATTACGAATGAATGAAAACCTATGAAACTGAAAGACGGTAACCAGTGGATTTTTATTTTGCACTGCGGCAATACAAATGCTTGTAACTTGACAAGTATAGTGATTAatttacaacaaatatatatagtcatataacACAATCATACATAAGAGACCAAACACGATTTTGCAAAACAACAGCACCAAACAAACAACCTAAACTGAGAAGCTTCAGAAGGTGTCCTGAAGATCAAGCTTGCAATCAATTGTGGTGTTAACTTGTAATTTAGAAGTCAAAAGCATGGGTCTAAGAGAAAACTAACTTGAGCATTATTTTACAGAAGACAATTATATTCAACAATATACCAGTGAGATCATACTCATTTCTATAAACCTTACAACCAAGATAAGTGTAGTTTAGCAGTTGCACACTTGCACTGGAGTAATACTAATGCCGGAAAGACCTATAAAACCAAAAGAAGGTAAACAGTACATTTTGGTTTTGCATTGTGCCAATACAAATGCttgaaagataaataaaacCAAAAGAGTGTAAAatcttggaaaaaaaaactatagtACAATATATTTGGACAAGGAATGGCAATGCACAAGGTTTACTGAAAGGGTGTATGAACAAGTAACATACGAGTCATAGTTCAAAAACAGCAACTAAAATGTGGATTGTAGAACCTCTAAGAAATTCATACCAAAATCTGAAGTTGATAACCTCAAGAATCAAATTAAATCTGTCTTTCGAGGAGTGGAAGTAGTAGATCTATTAGCCTCATCCAAATGCTTCTGATACAATTTCAAAAGCTCCGGGCCTTCATCTTCATACCTCTTCACAACAAATTTGAGAAATTTGTTTTCCGTGTACATCAACCACTTATTAAAgcaaaaatcatctttttcaGTCAACCCTTTCTCTCCTAAATACTGATAAAGTAAACACCTAGGAATAATCCTCTTCTCCAGGCTAAAACACATCACAATCGGCCACTGAACAATAAGACTTTTTTCCCAACCCATTGTATTAACAAGAAAATCCAAGATTCCGCTAATTTTATCCACTGAAGCCATCATAAACCCAGGACATCTCTCAAATGCCAGAAAAATATCATCTTCAGACAAACCCCATTTCTTATAAAGCTCCAACTTGTTATCCCAAGTCGATCTACTCATCCCCCTAACAGCTTGGATTGCCAAAAGAAACCTCGTTTTCGAAGGGTTAAATCCCATTTCTTTCACATTCTCAACAATTTTCTTAAACCTATCAACCGATGTAAGAAAAGTTCTAGGCTGGTGTGCCAACGTAAATGCAATATTCTCTTCAGGAACCCCTTGTTCTAACAAAAACCGAATATTTTCAGCACcataaactttcaaatcataAGTTAATATTAAAGGGTGTCGCTTAATAGCACAAATAACTTTATCATCAGACCCTAAAACACTTCTCAAATAACTAACACAAGGCAAGACTGTTTCTTTCGGCCTTTTACGCAAAAGCCCTTTTGGTGCAACAGTTACAATGGCAGCAATATCCTTACTGGAAAAACCAAGAGACTTTAAACTATTGAAACGCGGCAAAAGGGTATTTTCGATATCAGTTAATAAGACTTTCGGATGCCTAGAAATTAGTTTTGAAACTTGAGAATCAGTAAATCCTTGATTCTTGAAGAACTCAAGAACAGAGTCAGGTTTATTTAGGGATTTTGATAGATCAAGATCCTTGGAGACCAAAAGAGCGGATTTTGGTGATAACCCACATGAATTTATGAGATAATTACGTGTAAATGAGTATTGATTTGATGAAGGACTAAAAGTTGAAGTTGTAAATGAGAACATGCCATTGTAACGAAAATGGGGGTTTAAATAGGGTTTAGTGTGGGTAGAAATTGAtctaaaaatgaaatgaaacaacATTGGAATGAAATTAAGAACAAAAGGTGTGGATTTACCAGGGGATATGAGCGATTTGTGATGTAGCAACGTGGTGTCAGCATGTGATGAAAGTTTGAGGACTTAAACACTGAACCCTAGCGGTGAAGATCTTTTTGGAGCTTGTTtgcatatgaaatatttttggTCTCTGGCCAAGTTTTGATGAGCATGTTTTTAGTCAAAATGGTGTTTTTGGAAATAATAATTTACTACTcgtaaaatgatgtttttttttttaagggtatattaTACTTTTGGTCCCCGAACTTGACATATTTTTCaatttagtcactaaacttcaaaaattacaaattCTAAACTTgctattttttttcacttttggtcactaTCCAAAATCGTTAGTTTTGCTCCGTAAGTTGCCCACATGTGAAATACGTGGGGTTATTTTCGTCAGTCCTCTTTTATGTGAAGTTACATTTCTATTAAGTAGTAACATAGGGATGGGTGTGAAGTATGCAGAAACTAGTAAAAACACTGCTTTGCAACTTAAGCTATTAACGGAGACGGGTGAAAATATCCCCACGTGGGCAACTTAAAAGAGCAAAACTAACTATTTTGGACAcggtgactaaaagtgaaaaaagtggcaaatttaatatataatttctttaaagtttagtgactaaaagtgaaaaacgtgtcaagttcgaagactaaagtgtaatttacccttttttttataaatattttgcaAAAAGTGATTTTCTTGTTAAAAATGTATGTCAAAGTGGTGTTGTTTATCAATTTTGTATCATTTTGGGTAAAAAGTTAATTTCTTCTCTATTTCGAAATCCATGTGTGTAATAAAAATCATCATTACTGAGTTTACATATAATGAAGTCTTATGCATGATTATTACTAATATAATGTTCAAATCGCCATTACACCATATCCTGGAAGAAATAATAATTACTACTAAAGGGATGAATGAACCCAAACTTCCAATCGGGATAGTTCAATGGTCAAAGCCTACCACATCATAGACCAAAACTTACAACTACCCACTATTTTAGCCGAATGGAAGCTCAAACTCATCAAGATACACTAATTTGAGGAAAAACTCCATAGAAGCCAAGTCAATAACTGAACTTCCTTATAAGCAAAATCTAGATGTGTCATCACTCCAACTATAAATTATTGGCAAGAGATAGAACAAGTGGTGGAATCGTTATAAGAGTTGGTAAATAAATCCATGTTTTAAAACTATTATATCAAAATTGTGAATAACATTATTGTTTTTCTGAGTTCTTACAGAATTACATCACTTAATTATATCGTGTTCCAAGtctaaa
Coding sequences within:
- the LOC122593535 gene encoding transcription termination factor MTEF18, mitochondrial-like — protein: MLFHFIFRSISTHTKPYLNPHFRYNGMFSFTTSTFSPSSNQYSFTRNYLINSCGLSPKSALLVSKDLDLSKSLNKPDSVLEFFKNQGFTDSQVSKLISRHPKVLLTDIENTLLPRFNSLKSLGFSSKDIAAIVTVAPKGLLRKRPKETVLPCVSYLRSVLGSDDKVICAIKRHPLILTYDLKVYGAENIRFLLEQGVPEENIAFTLAHQPRTFLTSVDRFKKIVENVKEMGFNPSKTRFLLAIQAVRGMSRSTWDNKLELYKKWGLSEDDIFLAFERCPGFMMASVDKISGILDFLVNTMGWEKSLIVQWPIVMCFSLEKRIIPRCLLYQYLGEKGLTEKDDFCFNKWLMYTENKFLKFVVKRYEDEGPELLKLYQKHLDEANRSTTSTPRKTDLI